In Mucilaginibacter sp. KACC 22063, the genomic stretch GGTGAGGAAATTAAGCTGCATCCGGGCCGTGTGCGTGATAGTTACCGCAGTGCTTTAAATACCTATCGCAGTGATCTGGAATTAAAATGTGCGCAGTACAATATTGACCTTGTTGATGCAAACATTCATCAGGGTTATTATGAGTTGTTAAAGGCTTATTTGGTAAAGCGCAATAAGATGATATAAAAAAGGCTGCCCGGATCTAACCGAACAGCCTCCAAATAGGGGTAACTCGAAACTAAAACTTTACATCTCAAAGCAACAAAACGAATATGAAGATTTAGTGAAGTTGAGTTTCGTTTTTAAATGTTAATAACACGCTGGTTTTCTGTCCTTTAACCGAATTTATATCGATCTCAATATTATGAAAAGCGGCAATACTCTTCACAATTGACAGTCCAAGACCGAAACTATCGCGTTCATCATTGTCAAGTTTTTCAAAACGGTTGAATGCGCGCTCAATTTCTTTGTTATCCATACCAATGCCGGTATCGCTAATCTCAAGAGCATATTTATGGTTAAGAATTTTATCTGTGATGGTTATTGAGCCGCCCTTCTTATTATACTTAATAGCGTTATTAATAATATTAAAAAGCAAGGTATGGATCAGGCTTTTGTTACCTACAATTTCAGGCTGATGTTCCAGCGCTATTTGCAGTTCCACACTTTTATCTTCCAGCCTGTCTTCTAATTCTTCTTCAATCTCGGTCAGTGTTTCATTGATCATGATAACATCAGTTTTATTAAACTGGTTATTTTCGATCTGTGAGATCAGCAAAAGGCTGTTAATAATTGCTTTTAAGCGGTTAAGTGTTTTTAATGAGGCAAATACTTTATTTTCTGTTTCTTCGGTCAGTTTGTCCTGTACCAATATATTTTCCAAACGGGATGTGATGATAGATATAGGTGTCATTAATTCATGCGATACATTGGCGATGAACTGCTTCTCCAGCATAAACATCTGGCTTATCTTACGCATCAATGAGTTAATACTATCATCCAGCAGATTAAAATCCTGGGTAGTGGTCTTTACTTTGCTGTAATCAAAATTTAAAGGGTCATTTACCTTGATCAGCTTATTTTCAATAATGTCATAAAAGGGGTTGAGCAGGTGCTTGGTAAAAACAAAGTCTGAAATAAGGGTGAGTACAAGCGCAATAGCCAGTATGATAAGGGTATAACCCTTAATGGTCTGTTTTAATTCATTAACAGCATCAATGGTATTGCCTACCTCTAATAAATAAGTATGATTGTAATAATTAAATTTACAGGTTAATATACGGTAAGTATCTTTGCTGTTCTCTATTGTGCGCTCAGCCGTACTAAAAGTATCTACAACGGTGGTAATGGGCTCATACTTGGTAGGCCTTAAAATAATGTAGTCGTCCTTTAAAATATTGTAATCGGTAAAGGTGGTTTGCTTTTGTAATATTTGTGAAATCTTGTCAGATGACAAGTGCTTCATAAACTCATTCTTCTTGTCCTCCAACCTTACTGATATATGATGGTAAGATATCTTTTCAAGAGAAAAAAGCAGCACCAGGCCTGTGAAAAAAATGGTCGCCAATTTAATCAGCGTATTATAAAGGGCTAGTTTAAACTGCAGTTTCATGGGCAGTATCAGATGTTTATGCGATAGCCTATGCTGCGCACAGTTTCAAACCAGTCGATAATGGCAAACTGAGACAGTTTTTTACGCAGGTTTTTTACGTGTACATCTACAAAGTTCGAATCTGAATTGATTTCCAACACATCACCCCAGACGTGTTCTGTAAGGTTGGTACGCGATATTACCCTGTTCTTGTTCAGCACCAGGTAGTTTAAAATTTCAAACTCTTTTTTGGTAAGGTTAACACGGTCTGTGCCATAATTAACCGTGCGGTTTTGGATATTTATTTTAAACCCTTTAACATCAATTTCATTACTTTCAAGTTTATGGCGTCTGCGCGTTATAGCATGTATGCGCGCCAGCAATTCATTTAATGAAAAAGGTTTCGGCAGGTAATCGTCAGCGCCTTCTTCCAGGCCGCGTATGCGGTCATCAACTTCACCTCGGGCAGTCAGTATAATCACCGCATCATCACGATCTTTCAGCTGCCTTAACATTTTTAGCAGTTCAAAACCGTCACCGTCGGGCAGGCCTAAGTCAAGCAAAATAAAGTCATAATTATTTACGAAGATCTTTTCCTCCGCCGATTTTCGTGTACGGGCATGCTCAACAGTAAAGCCTTCATGACTTAAATATTCATCAACCTCAAGAGCGAGGCTTTTCTCATCTTCAACAATTAAAACGTTCATTTGCAGCCAAAATACAAAAATCTAAAACTTAGAGTGAAAATTAACGTAATGTGTTTGAACATATTTTTAATTTTTGCACAAGGATTATCAAATTGCGCAATCAATTTTATCAAGATACTGTTTAAGTGTTAAGCACAATATATGAGACTTTCTATTGAACGTAAGCCCGTAAGGGTAAATCCCGATCCGAAACGCGTTATCGCCCGGTTCTTTTTTAATGGCACCGATAGGGCAAAAGAAGTGATACAGCGTGTTTTGGAATTATCAGAAGAGCAGGCATTTGCTATTATTTCTCCTTTGTTACAAGAGTATTCTAAACGGCACAGAAATATTACCCGGGTTTTAAACCGGCATTGCAGCAAACTGAAATCGTTATTTACTGAATTGAATGTTGATTATGACAGCCTTTCGGTGAATATGAAACTCCTGATCGGTTCTTATTTTACACATGAATATTCCATTGAATCAGCCGCTTTTTTTAATCCATCCATAATTGAGGATCCGGATCAAAGCGATTTGGAAGACGGCGAAAAGCGTGTGATTATCAGTTTCAGGGCAGTGGGCGAGGGGCACATTTCGTCTATTACATTCCGTCGTGCGCTGTTTGACAAAAACAATAACATTACGGTGATCCCTGCAGGCAGCTATATTGACGAAGCAGAAATTATCCGTAATGCAGTTTATAATAAAAAGCTGTTTTTTAACAAAGCTGCTATTACACAGATCAATATCGATGTATTGCGCGAGGTAGAGCAAAAGCTTGACCACCATTTCGAGTATGCAAATCTTCGCCGCATCCTGCTGGATTCGCAGGCGCTTCAGAAAGATGATATAAAGCGCTTAGAATATGACAAAATACTCTGGCTGGCTGATTCGTACTATGAAATCGTCTTCTCTATGGATACTGATATCTCTGACAGGGTAATTTTCCCAATTTCAGAGTATGAACGTAAAGGTATCGAAGATGCGCGCTTTGTAAAGTTTATGCATGACGATGGCAGTTCTGTTTATTATGCTACCTATACTGCTTATGATGGTGCGTTGATTATGCCGAAATTGCTGCAAACCAACGATTTTTATAATTTCCGCATTATGCCTTTATACGGTGCAGGTGCACAGAATAAAAACCTGGCGCTGTTTCCGCGAAAAATTAATGGTAGATATGTGATGATGTCGCGTATTGATGGTTGGAACAATTACATCATGTATTCTGACAAGATCAATATTTGGGAAGATCCTATTAAACTTCAGCAGCCCAAATTTTCGTGGGAATTTGTTCAGATCGGTAACTGTGGTTCACCTATAGAAACTCCGCATGGCTGGTTAATGATTAGTCATGGTGTAGGCCCGATGCGTAAATACGTTTTAAGTGTAAGCTTATTACGTCTGGATGATCCTGCTGTGGAGATAGGCCGTTTAAAAGAACCGCTGCTTGTGCCAAATTCTGAAGAACGTGAGGGTTATGTACCTAACGTGATCTATTCATGTGGTTCAATAATTCATAACAACAAGTTGATAATACCTTACGGCTTGTCTGATTATTCAACTTCATTTGCAGAGGTTGAAGTGGACGCGCTGATCAACCGCTTGTTAAGCGACGGCGTTTAGCAGATCTTAATGATATATCAAGAGCCCTTTATCCT encodes the following:
- a CDS encoding glycoside hydrolase family 130 protein, producing MRLSIERKPVRVNPDPKRVIARFFFNGTDRAKEVIQRVLELSEEQAFAIISPLLQEYSKRHRNITRVLNRHCSKLKSLFTELNVDYDSLSVNMKLLIGSYFTHEYSIESAAFFNPSIIEDPDQSDLEDGEKRVIISFRAVGEGHISSITFRRALFDKNNNITVIPAGSYIDEAEIIRNAVYNKKLFFNKAAITQINIDVLREVEQKLDHHFEYANLRRILLDSQALQKDDIKRLEYDKILWLADSYYEIVFSMDTDISDRVIFPISEYERKGIEDARFVKFMHDDGSSVYYATYTAYDGALIMPKLLQTNDFYNFRIMPLYGAGAQNKNLALFPRKINGRYVMMSRIDGWNNYIMYSDKINIWEDPIKLQQPKFSWEFVQIGNCGSPIETPHGWLMISHGVGPMRKYVLSVSLLRLDDPAVEIGRLKEPLLVPNSEEREGYVPNVIYSCGSIIHNNKLIIPYGLSDYSTSFAEVEVDALINRLLSDGV
- a CDS encoding sensor histidine kinase, translated to MKLQFKLALYNTLIKLATIFFTGLVLLFSLEKISYHHISVRLEDKKNEFMKHLSSDKISQILQKQTTFTDYNILKDDYIILRPTKYEPITTVVDTFSTAERTIENSKDTYRILTCKFNYYNHTYLLEVGNTIDAVNELKQTIKGYTLIILAIALVLTLISDFVFTKHLLNPFYDIIENKLIKVNDPLNFDYSKVKTTTQDFNLLDDSINSLMRKISQMFMLEKQFIANVSHELMTPISIITSRLENILVQDKLTEETENKVFASLKTLNRLKAIINSLLLISQIENNQFNKTDVIMINETLTEIEEELEDRLEDKSVELQIALEHQPEIVGNKSLIHTLLFNIINNAIKYNKKGGSITITDKILNHKYALEISDTGIGMDNKEIERAFNRFEKLDNDERDSFGLGLSIVKSIAAFHNIEIDINSVKGQKTSVLLTFKNETQLH
- a CDS encoding response regulator transcription factor, whose amino-acid sequence is MNVLIVEDEKSLALEVDEYLSHEGFTVEHARTRKSAEEKIFVNNYDFILLDLGLPDGDGFELLKMLRQLKDRDDAVIILTARGEVDDRIRGLEEGADDYLPKPFSLNELLARIHAITRRRHKLESNEIDVKGFKINIQNRTVNYGTDRVNLTKKEFEILNYLVLNKNRVISRTNLTEHVWGDVLEINSDSNFVDVHVKNLRKKLSQFAIIDWFETVRSIGYRINI